Proteins encoded in a region of the Mucilaginibacter sabulilitoris genome:
- a CDS encoding adenylate/guanylate cyclase domain-containing protein, which produces MENKYLILNHAPGAPDKEQELAILFLDIRNFTGLMEAQPGQTVIQIVRRLFTAFGQIVKKFEGRVVEIAGDSLYVVFGLQTELTASVNNAYQAAKMMFQTVSLFNESYAEPYYGGPLEIGVGLHAGKVFVGEFGLDNAPQLSVMGLPVNIASRLQAKTRELDNDLIISEDAYQLLTEDKVKAYPQTVQLQGIRQEQQVRLAGKSYVVQQDFDYLLAISG; this is translated from the coding sequence ATGGAAAATAAATACTTGATACTGAACCACGCGCCTGGTGCTCCGGATAAGGAACAGGAGCTGGCTATTCTTTTTCTGGATATCCGGAATTTTACTGGTTTGATGGAAGCTCAGCCTGGCCAAACCGTTATACAAATTGTTCGCCGTTTATTTACAGCCTTTGGTCAGATCGTGAAAAAGTTTGAAGGCAGGGTGGTAGAGATCGCCGGCGATAGCCTGTACGTTGTCTTTGGCTTGCAAACTGAATTAACGGCATCCGTGAATAATGCCTATCAGGCTGCAAAAATGATGTTCCAGACGGTTAGTCTATTTAACGAGTCTTATGCCGAACCATATTACGGCGGTCCGTTGGAAATTGGTGTGGGCTTACACGCCGGAAAGGTTTTTGTTGGCGAGTTCGGTTTAGATAATGCACCTCAATTATCAGTTATGGGCTTGCCTGTTAATATCGCGTCCAGACTCCAGGCCAAAACCCGCGAACTGGATAATGATCTGATCATTTCTGAAGATGCTTACCAGTTATTAACTGAAGACAAGGTGAAGGCATACCCGCAGACTGTGCAGCTACAGGGAATCCGCCAGGAACAACAGGTGCGCTTAGCTGGTAAGTCTTATGTAGTTCAGCAAGATTTCGATTATTTGTTGGCTATATCCGGGTAG
- a CDS encoding basic secretory protein-like protein, producing the protein MKKALIPGLVFILAFTVDTHAQSSEVFNKKGYKLTVENQDAAFSNDLKNKLVETFYEVYPKLARAYNKKTVKEVTFVIDTAYDGVAATDNGRVVFSSKYMTKHPGDVDVVTHEVMHIVQNYGQSNGPGWLTEGIADYARYKFGVDNAGAKWSLPAFKATQNYENSYRITARFLVWIEASIKPGLVKDLDGQLRGHTFTDDSWKNETGKTLDELWAAYAANPTISVKS; encoded by the coding sequence ATGAAAAAAGCACTTATACCAGGTTTGGTTTTTATTCTGGCTTTTACCGTCGATACCCATGCGCAATCTTCCGAAGTTTTTAATAAAAAAGGATACAAACTAACAGTGGAAAATCAGGACGCCGCCTTTAGCAATGACCTGAAAAATAAACTGGTTGAAACATTTTATGAAGTTTACCCTAAACTGGCCAGGGCCTACAATAAAAAAACAGTAAAAGAAGTAACCTTTGTTATTGATACAGCTTATGACGGCGTAGCCGCTACAGATAATGGCCGGGTTGTTTTTAGCTCAAAGTACATGACAAAACATCCGGGTGATGTTGATGTGGTTACCCACGAAGTGATGCACATTGTTCAGAATTACGGCCAAAGTAACGGCCCTGGATGGTTAACCGAGGGCATCGCCGATTATGCCCGCTATAAATTCGGGGTAGATAATGCGGGGGCAAAGTGGTCGTTGCCAGCCTTTAAAGCTACACAGAATTATGAAAATAGCTACCGTATTACTGCCCGCTTCTTGGTTTGGATTGAAGCGAGCATTAAACCAGGTTTGGTAAAAGATTTGGATGGTCAGTTGCGCGGCCATACTTTTACTGATGATAGCTGGAAAAATGAAACCGGCAAAACATTAGACGAGCTTTGGGCAGCTTACGCCGCAAACCCGACTATTTCAGTAAAATCATAA
- a CDS encoding LacI family DNA-binding transcriptional regulator — MSTKKISIKDIAKLTSTSITTVSFVLNGKGRISKEIAKKILDVAAKNGYEPNRMAIGLRTGVSKVIGLVVETIGGPFFGAMAKVIEEEAEKEGYRIIYCSTNNNIQKGQDVIRMLSQQLVDGYIITPMKGLEKEIQKLLANEKPVVLIDGYFPGLDIPHVLVDNYNSSYNAVEHLVNAGYKKIGLITADIDLIQLHERTLGYKEALKACGIKENKKMILKLSFDTDKNDAVNAIKTFIEQQKQMDAVFFTTNYLGIMGLQSIKELGLNIPGDLAMVSFDDNEIFNLYPPGITTIRQPTYEIAKSAIDLLLSQMGGEKYDISKIKLQIPSKLIERSSTHNKGSRLKNQ, encoded by the coding sequence ATGAGTACAAAGAAAATATCTATAAAAGATATCGCAAAGCTTACCAGCACCTCTATTACAACAGTTTCTTTTGTTTTAAACGGAAAGGGGCGTATCAGTAAGGAAATAGCAAAAAAAATACTTGACGTAGCTGCCAAAAACGGGTATGAGCCCAATCGCATGGCTATAGGGCTACGCACCGGTGTTTCAAAAGTTATTGGCCTGGTGGTTGAGACTATTGGTGGTCCGTTTTTTGGAGCTATGGCTAAAGTAATAGAAGAGGAGGCTGAAAAGGAGGGGTACCGGATTATTTACTGTAGTACCAATAACAACATTCAAAAAGGCCAGGATGTGATCAGGATGCTCTCGCAACAGTTGGTTGATGGCTATATTATTACTCCCATGAAAGGGTTGGAGAAAGAGATACAAAAACTTTTAGCCAATGAAAAGCCTGTGGTATTGATAGATGGCTATTTCCCAGGTTTGGATATTCCGCATGTATTGGTTGACAATTATAACAGCTCATACAACGCAGTTGAACATCTGGTTAATGCGGGCTACAAAAAGATAGGGCTTATAACAGCCGATATTGATTTGATACAGCTGCATGAACGTACATTAGGGTATAAAGAGGCTTTAAAAGCCTGCGGTATTAAAGAAAATAAAAAGATGATACTTAAACTATCTTTTGATACTGATAAAAACGACGCGGTAAATGCGATAAAAACCTTCATAGAACAGCAAAAGCAGATGGATGCCGTGTTTTTTACCACCAACTACTTAGGTATTATGGGGTTGCAGAGCATTAAAGAATTGGGGCTTAATATCCCCGGGGATTTGGCAATGGTAAGCTTTGATGATAATGAAATATTTAATTTGTATCCTCCTGGCATTACAACTATTCGGCAGCCTACATATGAAATTGCTAAATCGGCAATTGACCTCTTATTGTCGCAAATGGGTGGAGAAAAGTACGATATTTCAAAAATTAAACTGCAAATACCTTCAAAACTAATAGAACGTAGCTCAACCCACAATAAAGGCTCTCGCCTAAAAAATCAGTGA
- a CDS encoding APC family permease: MSITPKLNRFDLSMIVISLVIGMGIFATPGEVAISSGNPYLYFGAWLFGGAVSLCGALTFAEIGARYPITGGFYKVFSYCFHPAFAFMINWILVISNAASVAAVALIGAEYINPIIMPPSLQNDLGIKIMTITSVLVLYIINFLGIKMSARTQNVLTIFKISMILILCTAVLKSHIMPGDYKVIEKVTDNNYTLSAFGLSLVAVFFTYGGYQQTINFGGDIINAKVNIPKAIFWGMITVICLYLLINFAYYSVLGINGLQHKTALAATLAGAIFGTLGYKIISLLMFVSVLAFINVNIMANPRVYYAMAEDGILPQRFRRVNQQTQVQEFGLSFFVAAVLIILFFVSSFQKILSYVMFFDTIGLSAAAVTIFILRKKTKHLNGSGIYTIKWYPLIPVIFIATYWFVTISIFIENPLAALICLCAFVVGLAIYFVTKGGQKSITIP, encoded by the coding sequence ATGAGCATTACGCCCAAGCTTAATCGTTTTGACCTGTCAATGATCGTTATTAGTCTGGTGATAGGTATGGGCATTTTTGCTACCCCTGGTGAAGTAGCCATAAGTTCCGGCAACCCTTATTTATATTTTGGAGCCTGGCTTTTTGGCGGTGCTGTAAGTTTATGCGGCGCGCTCACCTTTGCAGAAATAGGTGCCCGTTATCCAATTACAGGAGGTTTTTATAAGGTTTTTTCCTATTGCTTTCACCCAGCGTTCGCATTCATGATCAACTGGATACTAGTAATCAGCAACGCGGCATCGGTTGCAGCGGTTGCCCTCATTGGTGCTGAATATATTAACCCGATTATCATGCCACCAAGCTTACAAAATGATCTGGGCATCAAAATCATGACCATAACATCTGTATTGGTATTATACATTATTAACTTTTTGGGTATTAAAATGAGTGCCCGAACTCAAAATGTACTTACCATATTTAAAATAAGTATGATCCTTATTCTTTGTACTGCGGTTTTAAAAAGCCATATCATGCCGGGCGATTATAAGGTTATTGAAAAGGTTACCGATAATAATTATACCCTGAGTGCGTTCGGGTTAAGCCTGGTTGCTGTATTTTTTACCTATGGCGGCTATCAGCAAACGATTAATTTTGGAGGAGACATTATTAATGCAAAGGTTAATATACCCAAAGCCATTTTTTGGGGAATGATAACGGTAATATGTTTATATCTGCTCATAAATTTTGCCTACTATTCTGTTTTAGGTATCAATGGACTGCAACATAAAACTGCTTTGGCTGCTACGCTAGCCGGCGCTATTTTTGGAACACTGGGCTATAAAATAATATCATTGCTGATGTTTGTATCAGTACTTGCTTTTATTAATGTAAATATCATGGCCAATCCACGGGTTTACTATGCCATGGCCGAAGATGGTATACTACCCCAAAGGTTCAGGCGTGTGAACCAGCAAACCCAGGTGCAGGAATTTGGTTTAAGTTTTTTTGTCGCAGCCGTACTTATCATATTGTTTTTTGTGAGCTCCTTTCAAAAAATACTCAGTTATGTAATGTTTTTTGATACTATTGGCCTTTCGGCGGCGGCAGTTACCATTTTCATTCTACGAAAAAAAACCAAACACTTAAATGGCAGCGGCATTTACACCATAAAATGGTACCCGCTCATTCCCGTTATTTTTATTGCTACTTATTGGTTTGTTACCATAAGCATTTTTATTGAAAACCCGTTGGCCGCATTAATATGCCTTTGCGCTTTTGTTGTTGGCCTCGCTATATATTTTGTAACCAAAGGCGGTCAAAAATCAATTACAATACCTTAA
- a CDS encoding trans-sulfuration enzyme family protein codes for MELSFILNELGEDRENYFNAVSPPIIQSSNFTFKTVTQLRQAMADEFETNLYSRGQNPTLNILRKKLAALDGAGDALVFSSGIGAISVPLLSLLQVGDHVIAVKNPYSWTLKLFNEFLPKFGITTTFIDGTVFDNFEKAVKPETRLIYLESPNTFSYELQDIKKIAGFARARGIMTMIDNSYCSPLYQQPISMGIDLVAQSATKYIGGHSDVVAGVLTGSKELIRQIFDHEFMNLGPAISPHSAWLMLRGLRTLPLRLQRSFESTKIITQWLNSHEAIQQVIWPFDPAFKQSQLACEQMQGCGGLFSFTLKNTSFANIEAFCNHLQHILLAVSWGGHESLILPSIASIAEPEYKPGDERHQLIRMYVGLEDPQYLINDLQQALDKL; via the coding sequence ATGGAACTTTCATTTATATTAAATGAACTGGGAGAAGATAGAGAAAACTATTTTAATGCCGTTTCACCTCCCATTATACAGTCGAGCAATTTTACCTTTAAAACGGTAACGCAACTCAGACAGGCTATGGCCGATGAATTTGAAACAAATTTATACTCCAGGGGGCAAAACCCAACGCTTAATATACTACGAAAAAAACTGGCCGCACTTGACGGAGCCGGAGATGCTTTGGTATTTAGCAGCGGAATAGGCGCTATAAGTGTTCCATTGCTTTCTTTATTACAAGTCGGCGATCATGTGATAGCGGTTAAAAATCCATATAGCTGGACTTTAAAACTTTTTAATGAATTTTTACCCAAATTTGGCATCACTACTACCTTTATTGACGGAACTGTTTTTGACAATTTTGAAAAAGCTGTTAAACCCGAAACCCGCCTAATATACCTGGAAAGTCCCAACACCTTTAGTTATGAATTGCAGGACATAAAAAAGATAGCTGGCTTTGCCCGGGCCAGAGGTATTATGACCATGATTGATAACAGCTACTGTAGCCCGTTATATCAACAGCCTATCAGTATGGGTATTGACCTGGTTGCTCAATCGGCTACAAAGTATATTGGAGGACATTCAGATGTGGTGGCGGGTGTACTTACCGGCAGCAAAGAACTTATAAGGCAAATTTTCGACCATGAATTTATGAATCTCGGCCCGGCTATTTCCCCACACTCCGCATGGCTGATGTTGCGAGGATTGCGTACATTACCATTGCGCCTGCAACGTAGTTTTGAGAGCACTAAGATAATTACTCAATGGCTAAATAGCCATGAAGCAATACAACAGGTAATATGGCCCTTTGACCCGGCTTTCAAACAAAGCCAATTGGCCTGTGAACAAATGCAGGGCTGCGGAGGGTTGTTCAGTTTTACGTTAAAAAATACGTCATTTGCAAATATTGAAGCATTTTGTAACCATTTGCAGCATATATTACTCGCGGTTTCCTGGGGAGGCCATGAAAGTTTGATACTTCCATCTATTGCGTCGATTGCGGAACCGGAGTACAAACCAGGTGATGAGCGCCATCAACTCATCAGAATGTATGTTGGTTTAGAAGACCCTCAATATTTAATAAACGACCTGCAACAGGCACTTGATAAATTATAG
- a CDS encoding arylsulfatase produces the protein MKKLFHIIILLSIISNTLFAQNKVTGKRPNIIIILADDMGYSDIGCFGSETQTPNLDAMAKSGLRMTQFYNASRCCPTRASLLTGLYQHQAGVGDMVNHRDVPAYQGYLNQNCVTIAEALKQSGYSTLMAGKWHVGTDPSHWPIKRGFDHYFGLIDGASSYFNPTMPYRPNQKLTIALDDKEFTPGPNWYSTNAYADYAIKFIEGNKNTNKPFFLYMAFTSPHWPIQALPEDIAKYKGKYMKGWDKLRAERLERQKQLGIINKDEKLSPRDKSVPEWDSLTPEEKEQFDTKMAVYAAMVDRMDQNIGRIRKKLKELGEEENTVIMFLSDNGASNETIKGPGFTPEVLAASNKPASDPTSFTSYGSLGANISDTPFRLFKHWEYEGGTATPFIAYYPNVIKPGSIVNKPAHIIDLMATCVDLAGAPYPKVYHGNNITPTEGISLVPVFKGQNWEGHNGLFFEHEGNRAVRQGDWKLVSQRPENKWELYNISTDRSELNDLSVKYPQKVAELEALYNIWAARAGVVEFDKLAKSKSE, from the coding sequence ATGAAAAAGTTATTCCACATTATTATTCTTCTATCAATTATAAGCAATACGTTGTTTGCTCAAAATAAAGTGACTGGAAAAAGACCAAATATCATTATTATCCTGGCCGATGATATGGGTTACTCCGACATTGGTTGTTTCGGTTCTGAAACTCAAACGCCCAATCTCGATGCAATGGCCAAAAGCGGTTTGCGCATGACACAGTTTTACAACGCTTCGCGCTGTTGTCCAACCCGCGCATCATTACTCACGGGGCTTTATCAGCACCAGGCCGGGGTGGGAGACATGGTAAACCATCGTGATGTGCCTGCTTATCAGGGATACCTGAATCAGAATTGCGTAACTATTGCCGAGGCGCTTAAACAGAGCGGATATAGTACTTTAATGGCAGGTAAATGGCATGTGGGTACAGACCCATCGCATTGGCCGATTAAACGGGGATTTGATCATTATTTTGGTTTAATTGACGGTGCAAGCAGTTATTTTAATCCAACGATGCCTTATCGCCCTAATCAAAAGCTCACTATCGCTTTAGATGATAAGGAATTTACACCAGGGCCAAACTGGTATTCAACAAATGCCTATGCAGATTATGCTATTAAATTTATAGAGGGTAATAAAAATACAAATAAACCATTCTTTTTATACATGGCATTTACCAGTCCGCACTGGCCAATTCAGGCCCTGCCCGAAGATATTGCCAAATACAAAGGCAAATACATGAAAGGATGGGATAAGCTAAGAGCGGAACGGCTCGAGCGTCAAAAACAGCTCGGTATCATCAATAAAGATGAAAAGCTTTCGCCCAGAGATAAGAGCGTACCCGAATGGGATAGTCTTACCCCGGAAGAAAAGGAACAGTTTGATACCAAAATGGCGGTATACGCGGCAATGGTTGATCGTATGGATCAAAATATAGGTCGCATCAGAAAGAAGCTAAAAGAGTTAGGTGAAGAAGAAAATACCGTAATCATGTTTTTGTCTGATAATGGAGCCAGTAATGAAACCATTAAGGGCCCCGGCTTTACACCCGAAGTACTGGCCGCAAGCAATAAGCCGGCAAGTGATCCAACATCCTTTACGTCTTACGGATCATTGGGTGCAAATATAAGCGACACGCCTTTTCGCTTATTTAAACATTGGGAATATGAGGGTGGCACAGCTACTCCTTTTATAGCTTATTATCCAAATGTTATCAAGCCCGGCTCAATAGTTAATAAGCCTGCTCATATCATCGACCTTATGGCAACCTGCGTTGATTTGGCTGGCGCCCCTTATCCTAAAGTTTATCATGGCAATAATATAACACCTACAGAAGGTATAAGTCTTGTACCTGTATTTAAAGGGCAAAATTGGGAAGGACATAATGGGTTGTTTTTTGAACATGAGGGCAACCGTGCCGTAAGACAAGGCGATTGGAAACTGGTATCTCAACGACCCGAAAATAAATGGGAACTTTATAATATCAGTACCGACCGCTCGGAATTAAATGATCTCAGTGTCAAATATCCTCAAAAAGTAGCTGAACTTGAGGCATTGTACAATATATGGGCTGCCAGGGCAGGTGTAGTAGAGTTTGATAAGTTAGCAAAATCAAAAAGCGAATGA
- a CDS encoding glycoside hydrolase family 43 protein, with protein sequence MKKLIFLLLFLFVLDANAQTATKEVYIFSYFKDNGQDGLHLAYSKNGLQWTALNDDQSFLTPEVSKDKLMRDPCIIRGADGLFHMVWTDSWTDKGIGYASSPDLLHWSEQQQLPVMAKEQGARNCWAPEITYDVSSKTYMIYWATTIDGRFPLIDSTSESKYNHRIYYITTKDFKTYTPTQLLFNPGYNCIDATIVPYGKRFVMVFKDETLNPVQKNIKIAYADKLTGPYSKPEGPITGNYWAEGPTTLRVGNKWIVYFDKYRDHQYGAVTSTDLKHWTDISDSVSFPKGTRHGTVFKIAEAGFSRLITK encoded by the coding sequence ATGAAAAAGCTGATATTCCTGTTACTGTTTTTATTTGTGTTGGATGCAAATGCACAAACTGCGACTAAAGAGGTTTATATATTCAGTTATTTTAAAGATAACGGACAGGACGGTTTGCATTTGGCGTACAGTAAAAATGGATTGCAATGGACAGCTTTAAATGACGACCAATCTTTTTTAACTCCCGAAGTTTCGAAAGATAAACTCATGCGTGACCCATGTATCATTCGTGGAGCAGATGGTCTGTTTCATATGGTTTGGACAGACAGCTGGACAGACAAAGGTATCGGTTACGCGAGCTCGCCCGATTTGTTGCATTGGTCTGAACAACAACAGTTGCCTGTTATGGCTAAGGAGCAAGGTGCCCGTAATTGCTGGGCCCCCGAAATTACCTATGATGTATCATCAAAAACATATATGATATACTGGGCGACAACAATTGACGGGCGTTTTCCGTTGATTGACAGTACATCTGAAAGTAAATACAATCATCGTATTTATTACATTACCACTAAAGACTTTAAAACTTATACCCCAACGCAGCTGCTGTTCAATCCGGGGTATAATTGTATCGATGCAACAATAGTACCTTATGGTAAACGCTTTGTTATGGTGTTTAAAGACGAAACACTGAATCCGGTACAGAAAAATATAAAAATTGCATATGCTGATAAACTGACCGGGCCATATTCAAAACCCGAAGGGCCCATCACCGGCAATTACTGGGCAGAAGGGCCGACAACACTGCGCGTTGGTAACAAATGGATTGTTTATTTTGATAAATACCGGGATCATCAATATGGTGCTGTTACATCAACTGATTTGAAACATTGGACCGATATATCCGATTCGGTCAGTTTTCCAAAAGGAACCAGGCACGGTACCGTGTTTAAAATTGCCGAAGCAGGGTTTTCCAGGTTGATCACGAAGTGA
- a CDS encoding glycoside hydrolase family 31 protein: MKKVSLLLAIVLLGMVNASAQTGIGSNKSGYKKQGNTLSFNNANGDVKIEFCSPVMFRIRASWSRKFAPDEHLMQENYTWPTVDYKVTDAKSAYVIQTSALIITVLKSPFIINVADNKGIMLSSEYVPNSKQNGGLHHISDTVMCTKDLMPDEHFFGFGERMDFTDQRNKLVKLNVGRGKNKNNLLGAYNVNEANYSPIPFFMSTKGYGIYLHNSSATEWDMGSKTGGQYSFKANDGELDYYFIYGPTFPSILNSYLSITGKSPLLPRFAFGLHMGTYSGGTWGHEELTSDKYVIELARKMREMGIPVDILFLDSTWRLFGKNGGKGATTFEWRETFKDPKGMFDSLYAMNFKMVGLHIRPRFDNAKNLNLLDQAQAKGFTYPENGKPGEFVNFFDQQAANWWWNNGVMKVASIGAKFLKTDEGSAFGALANESEKVGPTGKEITQLHNVFPIAYAKAPYLKFQEYNGMRGLNQTREGYSGIQRYPFIFAGDWPSEWQYFAPVIKAGLNIGMSGVGYWAHCMGGFEHAADPELYMRWVQFGMFSPVAMVFGMDHPGYKEPWNYGAEALANFKKYDDLRYRLIPYIYSNAYKQYQTGMPLMRALVLEYQDDPNTYSIADQYLFGDNIMVCPVTVKGAQTRTIYLPRGTWFDYWTGKEYTGKQYIHILTPPDYLPLFVKGGSIIPMQPTMKYMDEKPVDVITLDMFPYQSSEFKLYEDDGVSLKYKQGEIAITSINMTNVAEGWELKIKKPTGSFVPAAHTYVAKIHWTADKEPSMVAENNGAVNAVNSMEKLINIAGWYYDKTTHLLWIKTVHSNREDITINFK, from the coding sequence ATGAAGAAGGTATCCCTGCTTTTAGCCATTGTTTTATTAGGTATGGTGAATGCTTCTGCTCAAACGGGTATTGGTAGCAATAAGTCCGGATATAAAAAGCAAGGCAATACGTTGTCGTTTAATAATGCCAATGGCGACGTTAAAATTGAATTTTGTTCGCCTGTCATGTTTCGTATAAGGGCCAGCTGGAGTCGCAAGTTTGCACCCGACGAGCATTTGATGCAGGAAAATTATACCTGGCCAACGGTTGATTACAAAGTGACTGATGCAAAATCGGCATATGTTATTCAAACCTCTGCATTAATTATTACGGTTCTTAAATCGCCTTTTATTATTAACGTGGCTGATAATAAAGGGATAATGTTATCATCAGAATATGTTCCCAATAGTAAGCAAAATGGCGGTTTGCATCATATTAGTGATACCGTTATGTGTACCAAAGACCTTATGCCCGATGAGCATTTCTTTGGTTTTGGTGAGCGTATGGATTTTACAGATCAGCGTAATAAACTGGTGAAACTGAATGTAGGCAGAGGAAAGAACAAAAATAATTTGTTAGGTGCCTATAATGTTAATGAGGCTAATTATAGTCCCATCCCATTTTTTATGAGCACTAAAGGGTATGGTATATACTTACATAATTCATCAGCCACTGAATGGGATATGGGTAGTAAAACCGGTGGTCAATACAGTTTTAAGGCAAATGACGGTGAGCTTGATTATTATTTTATTTATGGCCCAACGTTTCCATCCATTTTAAACAGTTATCTATCAATTACAGGTAAGTCGCCATTGCTGCCGCGGTTTGCTTTCGGACTACACATGGGTACTTACAGCGGTGGCACATGGGGTCACGAAGAGCTAACCTCTGATAAGTATGTTATAGAATTGGCGCGTAAAATGCGCGAAATGGGTATCCCGGTTGATATTCTGTTTCTTGATTCTACCTGGCGTTTGTTTGGCAAAAACGGGGGTAAAGGGGCTACAACGTTTGAATGGCGCGAAACATTTAAGGATCCAAAAGGCATGTTCGATAGTTTATATGCCATGAACTTTAAAATGGTAGGTCTGCATATTCGCCCGAGGTTTGATAATGCAAAAAATCTAAACCTGCTTGATCAGGCGCAGGCTAAAGGTTTTACATACCCTGAAAATGGTAAGCCAGGCGAATTTGTGAATTTTTTTGATCAGCAGGCAGCAAACTGGTGGTGGAATAACGGGGTTATGAAAGTGGCATCCATCGGCGCCAAATTTCTGAAAACGGATGAAGGAAGCGCATTTGGGGCATTAGCAAATGAAAGTGAAAAAGTAGGTCCTACAGGTAAAGAAATAACCCAGTTGCATAATGTATTTCCCATTGCCTATGCTAAAGCGCCATATTTAAAGTTTCAGGAATACAACGGTATGCGTGGCTTGAACCAAACAAGGGAAGGTTATTCTGGTATACAACGTTACCCGTTCATTTTTGCGGGCGACTGGCCAAGCGAATGGCAATATTTTGCACCGGTTATAAAGGCCGGGTTAAATATTGGAATGTCGGGCGTAGGATATTGGGCGCATTGTATGGGCGGCTTTGAACATGCCGCCGATCCGGAGTTATATATGCGTTGGGTGCAGTTTGGTATGTTTAGTCCGGTGGCAATGGTATTTGGCATGGATCATCCGGGCTATAAAGAACCCTGGAACTACGGAGCAGAGGCGTTGGCTAACTTTAAAAAATACGATGATCTTCGTTACAGGTTGATACCCTATATTTATAGCAACGCATACAAGCAGTACCAAACCGGAATGCCGCTTATGCGCGCGCTGGTGCTGGAATATCAGGATGATCCAAATACGTACAGTATAGCCGATCAATACTTGTTTGGCGACAATATCATGGTTTGCCCGGTGACTGTAAAAGGTGCTCAGACGCGCACCATATACTTGCCTCGAGGAACCTGGTTTGATTACTGGACAGGTAAAGAGTATACCGGAAAGCAATATATACATATATTAACGCCGCCGGATTATTTACCACTTTTTGTAAAAGGTGGAAGTATTATCCCAATGCAGCCAACTATGAAATATATGGATGAAAAACCGGTAGATGTAATTACACTGGATATGTTTCCATATCAATCATCAGAGTTTAAATTGTATGAAGATGATGGTGTCAGTCTGAAATATAAACAAGGTGAAATTGCCATTACCAGCATTAACATGACTAATGTAGCTGAAGGATGGGAATTAAAAATTAAGAAACCCACAGGCAGCTTTGTTCCGGCGGCGCACACTTACGTAGCTAAGATACATTGGACAGCTGATAAGGAACCATCCATGGTAGCTGAAAACAATGGGGCAGTAAATGCAGTAAACAGCATGGAGAAATTAATCAATATTGCAGGTTGGTATTATGATAAAACAACTCATTTGCTTTGGATAAAAACTGTTCACAGTAATCGTGAAGATATTACCATTAACTTTAAATAA